A genomic segment from Neobacillus sp. YX16 encodes:
- a CDS encoding DUF3289 family protein has translation MLKNKVKSMVNIFLSSAIVFGGIGQTVVAEGNNDANQGQQKISSEENVKQWLSEYEFYEDTRDGLIYEKVAINELKRFVTVIKDKNAKLDSNTRDKLIVEIDKTGDFNQTEMNELEMFEQLINQYEQAVQEEYIKEVVLKSDLLLNIKHKLTIYLWGYASNNDFNEPTEVLLADILFNFYLSDKIVNKNAIGILKDISDQSDHNGNKIKAHLDNAVKMSEKANEFLEKDLGIPAAKSYQNAFKQVLFGLEKAGYTFNTEFFESTSETDGDTITDGIEYQEGMNPFKMDTDGDGLKDNIEYEIKSSISPTKYDTDHNGISDADEDSDGDGLINKDEQVYQTTLIKKDSDQDSLTDGFEVQQFDSLPNKDDTDSDGLSDGDEFALKTNPNVADSDNDETPDSQELHKQSIRKSFNQPEKSEITSVEVSFNATNNVNKTTRITTNKGNMKTANLYGLIGSPVRINTQSEFDKASIIFTYDEAQLGDTSEQDLGVIWYNDEKEMFESLTSVLDTSKNTISIETTQFSEYMIVDKKKWLELWNKETDSSNKLDVNRNDPGDGELDSDGDGLSDTYEIEGMKTPYGIIYTNPGMKDTDGDGLSDGQELGPLRTFKFEFFGITIHFEGFFPTSFPDQKDSDGDGIFDNEDPRPLTSDLSNLVIFQSDRPEGYDENGNVANDMKTDDFTGDEMTDISWMFHLQLLESHFPGILFDEFEMMSTDLFSTGEMEDVILDMIDHFEEGTGADYSNQTLTKKASEHETTKAYVDYVKNALVDELKKNGGNLAALRFDNSTKATNTFYQNIQDNASYPTFSSWGDRIGGLTITVNDTWGNTISVKDFSVENNHFEGVMHVRLYDHFGLDQPDVEKMYVNLAGFRAWFVLQHHEDYDGEYKPFVSLMEMDIPFEGELSN, from the coding sequence ATGTTGAAAAATAAAGTAAAAAGTATGGTGAATATTTTTTTGAGCTCTGCCATTGTTTTCGGCGGAATTGGGCAAACAGTGGTGGCCGAGGGTAATAACGATGCTAATCAAGGACAACAAAAGATTTCTAGTGAGGAAAATGTAAAACAGTGGTTAAGTGAATATGAATTCTATGAGGATACCAGAGATGGATTAATCTATGAGAAGGTTGCAATAAATGAATTAAAGCGTTTCGTAACAGTCATAAAAGATAAGAATGCTAAGTTAGATTCTAATACACGAGATAAACTGATTGTGGAAATTGATAAGACCGGAGACTTTAATCAAACAGAAATGAATGAACTTGAAATGTTTGAACAATTGATTAACCAATATGAACAAGCAGTTCAAGAGGAGTATATAAAAGAGGTGGTTCTTAAAAGTGATCTGCTCTTGAATATCAAACATAAGTTAACAATATATCTATGGGGCTATGCATCAAATAACGATTTTAATGAACCAACTGAAGTATTACTGGCAGATATACTCTTTAATTTTTATCTATCGGATAAAATTGTCAACAAAAATGCTATCGGCATCTTAAAAGATATCTCTGATCAATCGGATCACAATGGAAATAAAATAAAAGCTCATTTGGATAACGCTGTGAAAATGTCTGAAAAAGCTAATGAATTTCTAGAAAAAGATCTAGGTATCCCTGCAGCAAAGTCCTATCAAAATGCATTTAAACAAGTGTTATTCGGACTTGAAAAAGCAGGCTATACATTTAACACAGAATTCTTTGAATCTACCTCTGAAACAGACGGTGACACCATAACAGATGGAATAGAATACCAAGAGGGAATGAATCCATTTAAAATGGATACAGATGGGGATGGATTAAAGGACAATATTGAATATGAGATTAAATCATCTATTTCCCCAACAAAATATGATACAGATCATAATGGCATAAGTGACGCAGATGAAGATAGCGATGGAGACGGCCTGATTAATAAAGATGAGCAGGTTTATCAAACAACTTTGATTAAGAAAGATTCCGACCAAGATAGTTTAACTGATGGATTTGAAGTACAACAGTTTGATTCATTACCTAATAAGGATGATACAGATAGCGATGGATTAAGTGATGGAGATGAATTTGCTTTAAAGACAAATCCGAATGTTGCAGACAGTGATAATGACGAGACCCCGGATTCACAAGAGCTCCATAAACAATCTATTCGTAAATCATTTAATCAGCCGGAAAAATCAGAGATTACTAGTGTAGAAGTTAGTTTTAATGCAACGAATAATGTGAATAAAACGACTAGAATTACAACAAACAAAGGCAATATGAAAACAGCTAATTTATACGGTCTCATTGGTTCTCCTGTAAGGATCAATACTCAATCAGAATTTGATAAAGCAAGCATTATCTTTACTTATGATGAAGCACAGCTTGGGGACACATCGGAACAAGATTTAGGCGTCATTTGGTATAATGATGAGAAGGAAATGTTTGAAAGCCTTACCTCTGTGTTAGATACAAGTAAGAATACAATCAGTATAGAAACTACTCAGTTTAGTGAATATATGATTGTTGATAAGAAAAAATGGCTGGAGCTTTGGAATAAGGAAACGGACTCCTCCAATAAGCTTGATGTTAATAGAAATGATCCAGGTGATGGAGAGCTAGATTCAGATGGGGATGGCTTATCCGATACTTATGAAATAGAAGGAATGAAAACACCATACGGAATCATCTACACGAATCCTGGCATGAAAGATACTGACGGAGATGGATTATCCGATGGGCAAGAATTGGGTCCACTCAGAACATTCAAGTTTGAGTTTTTTGGCATCACGATTCATTTTGAAGGATTCTTTCCAACCAGTTTTCCTGACCAAAAAGATAGTGATGGAGATGGAATTTTTGATAATGAGGATCCAAGACCATTGACCTCTGATTTATCCAATTTAGTCATATTTCAATCAGATAGACCAGAAGGCTATGATGAAAATGGAAATGTAGCGAACGATATGAAAACGGATGATTTTACAGGAGATGAAATGACGGACATTAGCTGGATGTTCCATCTTCAATTACTTGAATCACATTTCCCAGGTATACTATTTGATGAGTTCGAGATGATGTCAACAGACTTATTTTCTACGGGTGAAATGGAAGATGTGATCTTAGATATGATTGATCATTTTGAGGAGGGAACTGGTGCAGATTATAGTAATCAGACTTTAACTAAAAAAGCTAGTGAGCATGAGACAACAAAAGCCTATGTTGACTATGTCAAAAATGCTTTAGTTGATGAGCTAAAGAAAAATGGAGGAAATTTGGCAGCACTTCGGTTTGATAATAGTACAAAAGCAACGAATACATTTTATCAAAATATACAGGATAATGCTTCTTACCCGACGTTTAGCAGCTGGGGTGATAGAATAGGCGGACTTACAATTACCGTAAATGATACATGGGGGAATACGATATCCGTAAAAGATTTTTCAGTAGAGAACAATCACTTTGAAGGTGTTATGCATGTTCGTTTATATGATCATTTTGGGTTAGATCAGCCAGACGTGGAGAAAATGTATGTTAACTTAGCAGGATTTCGTGCATGGTTTGTCTTACAGCACCATGAAGATTATGATGGCGAATATAAACCCTTTGTTAGTTTAATGGAAATGGATATACCGTTCGAGGGGGAATTGAGCAATTAA
- a CDS encoding IS110 family transposase, whose product MDVIIERACGMDVHKDNITACILTPDGKEIQTFSTKTVFLLKLIDWVKEHQCTHVAMESTSVYWKPIVNLLESEGIEFLVVNAQHMKALPGRKTDVKDAEWIAQLLRHGLLKASFIPNRTQRELRELVRYRRSIIEERARQHNRVQKVLEGANIKLGSVVSDIMGVSSKDMLRAIADGEDDPEKLANFARRTMKKKKEELELALQGYVNPHQRLMLKTILTHIDFLTEQIEMLDQEIAKRVSSYEEDIERLDSIPGIARRMAEQILAEIGTDVKKQFPTAAHLCSWAALVPGHNESAGKRKSTKTKKGNKYLRSALTEAAQSVRGSKNYLGALYRRTAGRKGKKRAAIVVAHAILRIAYYLLTRKEMYVDLGEDYFDKQRQVSIVRHSVRRLENLGYTVTITEAS is encoded by the coding sequence ATGGATGTAATCATTGAAAGAGCATGTGGTATGGATGTTCATAAGGATAATATCACTGCGTGTATTTTGACACCTGATGGAAAGGAGATTCAAACGTTTTCTACAAAAACAGTTTTTCTACTCAAGTTAATAGACTGGGTTAAGGAACATCAATGCACCCATGTCGCAATGGAAAGTACAAGTGTTTATTGGAAACCTATTGTTAATCTACTAGAATCTGAAGGAATTGAGTTTTTAGTTGTGAACGCCCAACATATGAAGGCACTCCCAGGTCGTAAGACCGACGTTAAAGATGCCGAATGGATTGCACAACTTCTTCGCCATGGTTTACTCAAAGCTAGTTTCATTCCAAATCGGACTCAAAGGGAACTTCGAGAACTTGTCCGTTATCGCCGTAGTATTATAGAAGAACGTGCAAGACAACATAATCGGGTTCAAAAAGTTTTAGAAGGAGCCAATATCAAACTCGGTTCAGTTGTATCTGATATTATGGGTGTTTCCTCAAAGGATATGCTTCGAGCTATAGCCGATGGCGAGGATGATCCTGAGAAACTAGCAAACTTCGCTCGTCGTACAATGAAAAAGAAAAAAGAAGAACTTGAATTAGCACTTCAGGGCTATGTTAACCCACATCAACGATTAATGCTCAAAACGATTTTAACTCACATTGATTTCCTAACTGAGCAAATTGAAATGTTAGATCAAGAGATAGCCAAACGAGTTAGCTCTTATGAAGAAGATATTGAAAGACTGGATTCGATTCCTGGAATCGCCAGAAGAATGGCTGAACAAATCCTAGCTGAAATCGGTACTGATGTTAAAAAACAATTTCCAACTGCGGCTCATCTTTGTTCATGGGCAGCCCTAGTACCTGGACATAATGAAAGTGCTGGGAAAAGAAAATCAACTAAAACTAAAAAAGGAAATAAGTATTTAAGATCAGCATTAACTGAAGCAGCTCAATCAGTCAGGGGTTCAAAAAACTATCTTGGTGCATTGTATCGTCGAACAGCAGGACGAAAAGGCAAAAAAAGAGCAGCTATAGTAGTTGCCCATGCGATATTGCGAATCGCATATTACCTGTTAACTAGAAAAGAAATGTATGTAGACTTAGGCGAAGACTACTTCGATAAACAAAGACAGGTTTCAATTGTACGCCATTCGGTTCGAAGACTAGAAAACTTAGGTTATACAGTTACAATAACAGAGGCTTCCTAA
- a CDS encoding DUF4386 domain-containing protein has protein sequence MNSNRKAAKIVGVLFILAAVTAVIGLNLYDPILNGPDYLLKGSEHANQVIVGAVMELILVVSAVGTATTMFPLLRQYNESIALWHVCFRFLEAIIITVGVISVLSLLTLSQEFVAAGAPDPSSFHSSGITLKAIHDWTFMLGPLFMLGINTVMYSYIFYKTRLVPRFISILGMTGATGVFICSLFVMFGVFPQISFWGAILAVPVAANEMILAVWLIVKGFNENAIISLTAKSKRKATI, from the coding sequence ATGAATTCAAACAGAAAAGCTGCAAAAATTGTGGGGGTACTGTTTATACTTGCTGCTGTTACAGCGGTGATAGGTCTAAATTTATACGATCCTATCTTAAACGGTCCCGATTATTTACTAAAAGGTTCCGAACACGCCAACCAAGTGATAGTAGGAGCAGTAATGGAATTAATTCTAGTCGTTTCGGCGGTTGGAACCGCAACTACCATGTTTCCATTGTTAAGACAGTATAATGAAAGTATCGCCCTTTGGCATGTTTGCTTCAGGTTTCTTGAAGCAATCATTATTACAGTTGGTGTCATCAGTGTATTGTCCCTCTTAACCTTAAGCCAGGAATTTGTAGCAGCAGGAGCCCCAGATCCTTCATCTTTTCACTCTTCAGGCATAACCCTAAAAGCAATACATGACTGGACATTCATGCTTGGTCCACTTTTCATGCTTGGTATCAATACGGTGATGTACAGTTATATATTTTATAAAACCAGGCTTGTTCCCAGATTTATATCAATTCTAGGTATGACAGGAGCCACTGGTGTTTTCATTTGTTCCTTGTTCGTAATGTTTGGTGTATTTCCTCAAATCTCTTTTTGGGGGGCTATTTTGGCTGTGCCCGTAGCTGCGAATGAAATGATTTTAGCAGTATGGCTCATCGTAAAAGGATTTAACGAAAATGCGATCATATCCCTTACTGCAAAAAGTAAAAGGAAAGCGACGATATGA
- the hflK gene encoding FtsH protease activity modulator HflK, which yields MGNLNRIYKTVGLVLLGAILVIVGFTTWYTVDESEQAVIITFGNVEEGINEPGLHFKLPWPIQSVETLSKETFSLQFGYEEKDGKVKEFPEETKMITGDENIVLADLVVQWKITDPAKYLFNAEKPEEILYNSTSASLRSIIGSSKIDDALTSGKAEIEAEVRDLLSTLVEKYDIGISILAVKLQDVELPNEEVRKAFTNVTDARETMNTKINEAGKYRNKRTNEAKGEVAALNSTSLGDKAARIETARGDVAVFNKLYDEYATNPDITRQRLILETLEQVLPNAEIYIMNDDGNTLKYFPIRPLENEKPKTNGEGSEKND from the coding sequence ATGGGGAATTTAAATAGAATCTATAAAACTGTTGGACTTGTTTTATTAGGTGCCATCCTCGTTATTGTCGGTTTCACCACTTGGTATACTGTTGACGAAAGTGAGCAAGCCGTTATTATTACCTTTGGTAATGTTGAAGAAGGGATAAACGAACCTGGTTTACACTTTAAGCTTCCATGGCCAATTCAATCCGTGGAAACGTTATCTAAAGAAACCTTTAGTTTGCAATTCGGTTATGAAGAGAAAGATGGGAAAGTGAAAGAGTTTCCAGAGGAAACGAAAATGATTACTGGTGATGAAAACATCGTTTTAGCTGACTTAGTGGTCCAGTGGAAAATAACCGACCCAGCCAAATATTTATTTAATGCTGAGAAGCCAGAAGAAATATTGTATAATTCTACATCTGCATCTTTAAGAAGTATTATTGGCAGTTCGAAAATTGATGACGCTTTAACTTCTGGTAAGGCTGAAATCGAAGCAGAGGTCCGGGATTTATTATCTACTTTGGTAGAAAAATACGATATCGGGATTTCGATACTTGCTGTCAAGCTTCAAGATGTGGAACTGCCCAATGAAGAGGTAAGAAAGGCATTTACAAATGTAACAGATGCCCGTGAAACGATGAATACAAAGATTAATGAAGCAGGGAAATATCGAAACAAACGGACCAATGAAGCCAAGGGGGAAGTGGCAGCCCTCAATTCAACATCCCTAGGTGATAAAGCAGCAAGGATTGAAACGGCAAGAGGGGATGTTGCCGTATTCAATAAGCTCTATGATGAATATGCTACAAATCCTGACATTACTCGTCAAAGGCTCATTTTGGAAACACTTGAACAAGTTCTCCCTAATGCTGAAATCTATATTATGAACGATGATGGAAATACGTTAAAATATTTCCCAATTCGACCTTTGGAAAACGAAAAACCAAAGACAAATGGGGAAGGAAGTGAAAAAAATGACTAA
- a CDS encoding ribonuclease E inhibitor RraB: MKFPNDANGDALHSLYKDGLDFKKQQSVDFFVSVPDKATGEKLSQVLKEEGFNCFLEQDDETEEWACCCSKRMLLNYNDLIQIQNKLNNLSKPHGGYSDGWGVFVE, from the coding sequence ATGAAATTTCCAAATGATGCTAATGGAGATGCTTTACATAGTCTATATAAAGATGGATTAGATTTTAAAAAACAACAATCAGTGGACTTTTTTGTTTCCGTGCCTGATAAAGCAACAGGTGAAAAATTATCGCAAGTACTAAAGGAAGAAGGATTCAATTGTTTCTTAGAGCAGGACGATGAAACTGAGGAGTGGGCATGTTGTTGCTCTAAAAGAATGTTATTAAATTATAATGACTTAATTCAAATACAGAACAAATTAAATAACTTAAGTAAGCCACATGGTGGTTATTCTGACGGTTGGGGCGTTTTTGTGGAATAA
- a CDS encoding alcohol dehydrogenase catalytic domain-containing protein codes for MRAMICTNYGTPDVFQLQEIETPVPKDHEVRIKIYAASSGPSDCTFRKGSTIVKLVYGVRRPKNPIFGTELSGIIDAVGKKVTRYKVGDQVFGLSAKTFGAQAEYKCLHENTPLAIKPAAMSYEEAVAICDGAPTATDNFLCNITDPDSIAQSTPMK; via the coding sequence ATGAGGGCCATGATATGCACAAATTATGGAACTCCGGATGTTTTTCAGCTTCAAGAGATAGAAACGCCAGTCCCTAAAGATCATGAAGTCCGGATTAAAATATACGCGGCTTCTTCCGGACCATCGGACTGTACCTTTCGAAAGGGTTCTACCATCGTTAAGCTTGTTTACGGGGTTAGAAGACCGAAGAATCCGATATTTGGTACGGAGCTCTCAGGCATAATTGATGCCGTTGGCAAAAAGGTAACACGATATAAAGTAGGCGACCAAGTTTTCGGGCTAAGTGCTAAGACGTTTGGTGCCCAAGCTGAATACAAATGTCTGCACGAAAACACCCCTCTGGCAATTAAACCGGCAGCAATGTCTTATGAAGAAGCCGTCGCCATCTGTGATGGTGCACCAACCGCAACAGACAATTTTTTGTGTAATATAACTGATCCTGATTCCATTGCACAATCCACACCGATGAAATGA
- a CDS encoding helix-turn-helix transcriptional regulator, with amino-acid sequence MGKNLVGNHIRKLRFNHDEMTQQQLADKVGVTRQTIVALEKGNYSPSLELAFRIAHAFNLPLEDVFFYGDDTKQ; translated from the coding sequence ATGGGTAAAAATCTTGTCGGCAATCACATCCGAAAATTACGATTCAACCATGATGAAATGACACAGCAGCAGTTGGCTGACAAGGTGGGAGTAACTAGACAAACCATCGTAGCTCTCGAAAAGGGAAACTACTCCCCATCACTGGAACTCGCTTTTCGCATCGCGCATGCCTTTAACTTACCATTGGAAGATGTATTCTTTTATGGGGATGATACAAAGCAGTAA
- a CDS encoding AAA domain-containing protein: MKIKKSLVIMQQLGKVTKAMADEVEKLEKFLNQSKVNSLKTRISEGDIPLNELDKMVEYIHRDFEELQQMDIFWNNCSEVEKKVILLLQQKTANNELTLSDYWVDLLKNSAYIHWIDQTEKRNPQVQKISTNEFSRIRESFAALIEEKRKVGTQFLIHNLTKKVETVQNQHSRNIRELKHQVGKKKQVWPLRRLVNQFAGNGLVDILPVWLASPEIVSSIFPLQEGLFDLVIFDEASQCTVESGIPAVYRAKQVIIAGDEKQLPPYNLFQSSFVNDDDDEEEYDTDESTSLLNLAKRRFSEKLLQWHYRSKYEELINYSNHAFYNGHVQIAPNVVPFKNPPAIKWKKVNGRWINQSNEVEAIEVVAILKDILINQPGKTVGIITFNSKQQTKIQDQIDKLLGEDEVFSAVYNQMLTRDLDERVFVKNIENVQGDERDIILFSIAYAKNEEGKVYNRFGMLNQKGGENRLNVAVTRAKEGITVVSSIEPEELNVANTSQMGPKLLKAYLKYVRAVSNSQVDQINAVVQEVNENVNTHVQVKELHFDSPFEEQVYHQLRNLGYEVTTQVGMSGYRIDMAIVHPHDSSRYILGIECDGAMYHSTTNAKERDVYRQRFLESRGWTIERIWSRNWWRNSSAEIERIDQKVKELLKRDVVRERVVK, translated from the coding sequence ATGAAGATCAAAAAATCTTTAGTAATCATGCAGCAGTTGGGTAAAGTGACGAAAGCAATGGCAGATGAAGTAGAAAAGCTAGAAAAATTTCTAAATCAATCAAAAGTAAACAGCCTAAAAACGAGAATTTCAGAAGGGGACATTCCATTAAATGAACTAGATAAAATGGTTGAATACATCCATCGCGATTTTGAAGAACTGCAGCAAATGGATATATTTTGGAATAACTGTTCAGAGGTAGAAAAGAAGGTTATCCTTCTCCTCCAACAGAAAACAGCCAATAATGAATTAACACTTTCAGATTATTGGGTTGATTTATTGAAGAATTCTGCCTATATTCATTGGATTGATCAAACGGAAAAGAGAAACCCACAGGTTCAAAAAATTTCAACCAATGAATTTTCAAGAATAAGAGAATCTTTTGCAGCGCTCATCGAAGAAAAAAGGAAGGTTGGTACTCAGTTCCTTATTCATAATCTGACAAAAAAAGTAGAGACTGTTCAAAACCAGCATTCAAGGAATATTAGAGAGTTAAAACATCAAGTCGGGAAAAAGAAACAAGTTTGGCCCCTAAGAAGATTAGTAAACCAATTTGCTGGCAATGGTCTTGTCGATATATTGCCAGTATGGCTTGCTTCACCAGAAATCGTTTCTTCTATTTTTCCATTGCAGGAAGGATTATTTGATTTGGTTATTTTTGATGAAGCTTCCCAGTGTACTGTGGAAAGCGGAATACCAGCCGTTTACCGAGCAAAACAAGTGATTATTGCTGGTGATGAAAAGCAGCTTCCACCTTATAACTTGTTTCAATCTTCATTTGTTAATGATGATGATGACGAAGAGGAATACGATACAGATGAGTCCACTAGCCTGTTAAATTTAGCTAAACGAAGGTTCTCCGAGAAACTGCTTCAATGGCATTATCGTTCTAAATATGAAGAGTTGATCAATTATTCCAATCATGCGTTCTATAATGGTCATGTACAAATTGCACCGAATGTTGTTCCATTTAAAAATCCACCTGCGATTAAGTGGAAAAAAGTCAATGGACGGTGGATTAACCAGTCAAATGAAGTGGAGGCAATAGAAGTTGTTGCCATTCTTAAGGATATATTAATAAACCAACCTGGTAAAACGGTCGGAATTATTACCTTTAACTCAAAGCAGCAAACGAAAATACAGGATCAAATTGATAAGCTATTAGGTGAGGACGAGGTATTCAGCGCTGTTTATAATCAAATGTTGACAAGAGATTTAGATGAGCGAGTTTTCGTTAAAAACATTGAAAATGTCCAAGGGGATGAACGGGACATCATTCTCTTTTCTATTGCTTATGCGAAAAATGAGGAAGGTAAAGTTTATAATCGTTTCGGCATGCTAAATCAAAAAGGTGGAGAAAACCGGCTTAATGTTGCTGTCACTCGAGCTAAAGAAGGCATTACCGTTGTTTCAAGCATTGAGCCGGAAGAATTGAATGTGGCAAATACTTCTCAAATGGGTCCGAAATTACTAAAAGCCTATTTAAAATATGTAAGAGCTGTTTCAAATTCACAAGTTGACCAAATTAATGCTGTTGTCCAAGAAGTGAATGAAAATGTAAATACCCATGTCCAGGTGAAGGAACTGCATTTTGACTCTCCGTTTGAAGAGCAAGTGTATCATCAGCTGAGAAACCTTGGATACGAGGTCACGACTCAAGTAGGAATGTCAGGATACCGAATTGATATGGCCATTGTCCACCCACATGATTCATCCCGTTATATTTTAGGAATAGAGTGTGACGGCGCCATGTACCATAGTACAACGAACGCCAAGGAGAGAGATGTTTACAGGCAGCGCTTTCTAGAAAGCAGGGGCTGGACGATTGAACGGATTTGGAGCCGGAACTGGTGGAGGAATTCTTCAGCAGAGATTGAAAGAATCGATCAGAAAGTGAAGGAACTTTTGAAAAGAGATGTTGTTCGAGAGAGAGTTGTGAAATAA
- a CDS encoding S8 family serine peptidase: protein MKKVLVKTLLSVTLGFGFVAGATTDSLAVEIQGTKTAGENLYVIAFKNELPKDYEEVIKKAGGRVVKALPEVGGIQAQSEDPAFLRNLKKVPSIEVASKEVPLALNQPTTISKLAQTTAIDEQGSLWDAQWDIQRVTNNGKSYEIETGGYVNDEGETVHKAVVGVIDTGIDPTHPDLQKNLLGGRNLVPAGMDETETGDPNDIRDRNGHGTHVSGIIAADGNIKGVGPDLGIRTYRVFFSELALTLPSFIIDGIVAAANDDVDVINMSLRLYHTSKTIIEGETYKTTADTLLWKRAIQYALKNNVTVVGGSGNESLNLDDKNEVTNYLNTLYEPFGISLQGPTTVVPAQMPGVINVSASNKWSKQELAFFSNYGNSAIDVAAPGGDFGAKYAETFDPDTADFTNLIFSTWPTYLGMPYAYNAGTSMAAPQVAGIAGVIKAANPDLKPSQISAIIKQTAIDFGKPGQDALFGSGEANAYRALMNIKK, encoded by the coding sequence ATGAAGAAAGTTTTAGTAAAAACCTTGCTTTCTGTGACATTAGGGTTCGGATTTGTGGCGGGGGCTACGACAGACAGCCTAGCTGTTGAAATTCAAGGAACAAAAACAGCAGGGGAAAATCTGTACGTGATTGCATTTAAAAACGAACTGCCAAAGGATTATGAAGAAGTAATCAAGAAAGCAGGAGGCCGAGTAGTAAAAGCACTCCCAGAAGTGGGAGGAATCCAAGCACAGTCTGAGGATCCTGCATTTCTGCGAAATCTAAAAAAAGTGCCATCCATTGAGGTTGCCAGTAAAGAAGTGCCACTTGCATTAAACCAACCGACAACGATTTCCAAACTGGCACAAACAACTGCCATCGATGAGCAAGGAAGTCTATGGGATGCGCAATGGGACATACAAAGAGTAACGAATAATGGGAAATCGTATGAAATTGAAACCGGCGGATATGTAAATGATGAGGGAGAAACTGTACATAAAGCGGTGGTAGGGGTTATTGATACAGGAATTGACCCAACTCATCCAGATTTGCAGAAGAATCTTCTTGGTGGACGGAATTTGGTCCCTGCAGGAATGGATGAAACGGAAACCGGAGACCCAAATGATATCAGAGATCGAAATGGACATGGAACACATGTGTCTGGAATCATTGCTGCCGATGGGAATATCAAAGGGGTAGGACCGGACCTAGGGATCCGTACCTATCGTGTATTCTTTTCGGAACTAGCTCTCACTCTGCCATCCTTTATCATTGATGGCATTGTTGCAGCTGCGAATGATGATGTAGACGTTATTAATATGTCTCTTAGACTCTATCATACTTCGAAAACAATTATCGAGGGAGAAACCTATAAAACAACAGCAGATACGTTATTGTGGAAGCGCGCGATCCAGTACGCCTTGAAGAACAATGTTACCGTAGTAGGGGGAAGCGGGAATGAAAGCTTGAACTTGGATGATAAGAATGAGGTTACTAATTACTTAAACACACTTTATGAACCATTCGGAATCTCACTCCAAGGACCGACAACGGTGGTACCGGCACAAATGCCAGGAGTGATAAATGTATCTGCTTCGAACAAATGGTCCAAACAGGAACTTGCCTTTTTCTCCAATTATGGAAACAGTGCGATTGATGTAGCTGCTCCTGGAGGAGACTTTGGTGCAAAATATGCCGAAACCTTTGATCCAGATACGGCTGATTTTACTAACTTAATCTTTAGTACATGGCCAACCTACTTAGGTATGCCTTATGCTTATAATGCAGGAACATCGATGGCCGCTCCTCAAGTTGCCGGGATTGCGGGTGTCATTAAAGCAGCAAACCCTGATTTAAAGCCTTCTCAAATATCAGCCATTATTAAACAAACAGCTATTGACTTCGGAAAACCAGGTCAAGATGCCTTGTTTGGATCAGGGGAAGCTAATGCTTATCGTGCGTTGATGAATATAAAGAAATAG
- a CDS encoding DNA alkylation repair protein produces the protein MNEYNGTEIKRFSKAENILPQINSKTKLGDLRKIAKDIKKDHELAMELWSTEEYLPRLLAILIMDKKLLSQDVLNKLDKDMQTHTFDERTNLMDWLMANQLTKDKKTSGLMESWENSPSALQRRAFWYYQARLRWTGQTPPDNTAYLLSALEANITQEEPEVQWAMNFTAGWIGVYDEKNRARCIKLGEKTGLYKDEIVAKGCTPSYLPEFITIEVNKRHNN, from the coding sequence ATGAATGAATATAATGGTACAGAAATAAAACGCTTTTCAAAAGCAGAAAATATTCTACCTCAGATCAATAGTAAAACTAAGCTAGGCGACTTACGAAAAATCGCGAAGGACATTAAAAAAGATCACGAACTAGCTATGGAACTTTGGTCAACCGAAGAGTATTTGCCCAGACTATTAGCAATCTTAATTATGGACAAAAAACTTCTTTCACAAGATGTGCTAAATAAGCTTGATAAGGATATGCAGACACACACTTTTGATGAGCGAACTAACTTAATGGATTGGTTAATGGCTAATCAGCTCACCAAAGACAAGAAGACAAGTGGATTGATGGAGTCATGGGAAAACAGTCCTTCTGCTCTTCAAAGGCGAGCTTTCTGGTATTATCAAGCGCGATTGAGATGGACTGGACAAACACCGCCTGATAACACCGCATACTTGCTATCTGCATTAGAAGCTAATATTACGCAGGAAGAACCGGAAGTTCAATGGGCTATGAATTTCACCGCAGGCTGGATAGGCGTTTATGATGAAAAGAATCGTGCACGGTGTATTAAACTTGGTGAGAAAACGGGTCTTTACAAAGATGAAATAGTAGCAAAAGGATGTACTCCCAGCTATTTGCCGGAGTTCATTACGATTGAAGTTAACAAACGACATAATAATTAG